The window CACAGGTCTGCTATTATCCGGTCACCGCTGGTCGTAACGTCTACAACTGAGCCTGTTAATGGCACTCATTCTTGAAgtttgctccttttttcttgTAGCCTACACTCGAGTGTAAATGTTAAAGTTGTGATGGTCAACATATGGTCTTTACAGGCAGCCCAGGCTATCCCTGCTGGAGCCCCATTGGAAACTCTGGAAGTTGTAAGTTTAAGTTCATTTTATCATCCTGTTTTCACCCTGttcacattacatttatatctaatcaagtcaagtcatatttaaaaagttgttgACCAAATGGCTTTACagaaaaattcaattaaataatacattttgcatgaaaaaaaatttggttgATTCTCATGAAGTGAAAAAATCttaccaacttaaaaaaatgacttcaattgttaacacacagaggaattacgtttgttcaactcaaagttaacaagttaaaaCAATGGATTacttaattaatttgtgtgttaccaattggAATACTTGAGGGTTTGGGCTGCACTCTTTGCGTACAACTGTAGTTATACCTGCAACAAAcctaaaaaaagatgttttaattGTTATacttgcaataataataataaagtcaatttaaaaacaaaataaaaagttgggTCTCAAGACGATATTTAATCTTGAACGTTTTTATTTCCAGCTGCTCCCTGTTGACAGCCAGAGGCAGCCTATCAGAGGACCGGTGAGTGACACAGTAACTTTGTGTCCATGTACATGTTAGGTGTGTTAGTTTGAAGGGGGTTCTATTCAAAGAATTTATGATTCAATGGCGTTTTAGAGGCCACGTGAGCCACTGAGCAAAGCTGGATTAAATGTGAGGCATTGCACTTTAAAACCACACGTGTTTTCACTGAAAGGTTCGTGGTTTCATCAAGCAAGAGATCCTCGAGCCAAATGGCAGAGACACCGAGGACGTGGTAAGTGTCTGCAGATTTTTAATATCTGTTAGGTGAGTCATGTGACGCTTTATTGAACTTCTTTATCTCATCTCTTTCTTTAGTACTATCCCTTCGGTTTTGACCCGTtggctgcagctcctgcagctcctgcagctcctgcagctcctgcagctcctgcagctcctgttgCACCCGTCGGACCTATCGTTGCTGCAAGTGCTCCTGTAAGAATGATTACTGATTTGCATTTTGAGCCATTTAAGTTTCTTGAACCGGTAAGACACGGTCGCAGTCAGCTGTGGACCATTTCAAAAGGTTTGATCGATTTTGAAAGTACAGGAATAACCTTCtcaacagacagcagcagcaggtagggGAAAATGAATATTGAATCGAGGTGGAATGGAGGGCAACGGGTTGATTCTAATAAATGAGTGGTGTTGCGTCAGCGATGCAGACTGCTTGCTGTTTTGCTGCTAAAGATGTTGAGAAAACACTGACTCATCAGCAGACATGCGAGAGACTGTCCTCACTCCTGATTGGCTCATCAAAATCCTCTGTGATTTCAGGCTGCCAAACccagaggtgatgatgatgatgatgacgacgactaAAAATATCAGCAGGACGTGCatgtctgtgcacacacaggtgcatttacacacacagagagcacacactcacacacgtagGAGGCATAGAGAGTGTAatgtgtcactgaaataaatcagagtttttagttttcacacaataatttctgggaaaaaaagaggtttctattgttttctcttctctccctgatAACATGAGTTTTGTCATCACGAGAGAAGTGTAGAtgtttttgcttgtgtttgCACTTTAGGTGACCAATGCAATAAGACCCGCAGCGTACCCCAGTGAAAGATGACCAGCGAACACTGCTGTTTCCCCAACATATTCAAACATATGGTGTCATgcctatgaaaaaaaaacggtgCTATAGAGCAAAGTGGCTCTCCACTGTTTCCCTAAAAGATGGTGCTGTGCTTTCTGATTtagaaaaacatgagaaaaagtGATATAAATGCTAATAAAAAACACCAGATGCAATGTAatatgagtgtgtttttgtgtgtttttaaaaaaaaaatcccagctcATTCCCTCTTCTCCAAGATAAACTGTTGGAAATAACAACATGCAACATATTTTCTGATTCAAATTTGCTCCTTCTAAGCTTCATGATAAATAAAAGAGTTATTAATTCTATTTTTGGTTCTTTTGTTCAAATAACTATATATTCTCACTATACTATAAAAAAGTACATTcaggaagtattcagatccaTATGTGgcataaaaaaagtgaaatgataCTTTCTGAATTCACGGAATATAATGAATATTACTCTGGTATAAACATTCCTGCATTCTCTGTTCACTTTAAAATTCTCCTGTATCAGATTACAGTgtcaccaaaataaaatgttgaaccACATGTAGCATTTTGTTAACAGGTTATTTTAAATTTCTGCTATGTATTCATGTGTAAAATCCTGTGAGTTTTTGACACACGTGTTGAATAGTTACAACTAAACAAACACACGTCCAATAACCTTTGATTATTCTATAGCTAATACATGAAGGTATAGCTTTACTCTACTTTCTGGTCGTTCAGATGTGTGAATCATTTTCAATTCTCTCTCTTGTGAACACTGTCGGTGCTGTTTTCCTCCCTCGGTGGCCTGGATTGACTTGTCTCTATGTTGTCCTTTTCTGCTGCTCTCATTATTTAGAAACACAATGAATATTCACGCAAATAGAaggaaaaacattaatattactTTTATAGACATAACAATGCAGCAGCGGTACAGCTGCCATCGAACTGCAGTGATGGCAGAATGAGGAGCAAGCCGAGCGAAGGCGTGTCCTACTCCAGACAGTGTAATCAGACAGAGTCTGCTATTACACTGAAAGTGGATTTGACCACTGGTCATTTAGTAAAGCTGAAGACTATACACCTGTACCTACTCATTGGGTAGCATCACTGTCGACCGTGATTGGCTCGCCGGCGAGCTGGCACCATATAAAAGCCAAGGAAACTGTGTGGAAGATACGACTGGCATCACCTTCAGCATCCATCAACTTCTCTGgtggtgtttgtttctttatttctttcttatttttttgcagaaggTGAGTTCATGCAAGGTTTTTCTAGAAGGAGGCAAACATCCAgtgtaacagttttttttgtcttggattttttattgtttgtaatGATGATTTTTATGTCTGAAGGACTTGGACTCTCTGCAAAAATGCAACTGGCCATCATCTTCATATGTCTGGCAGGCACAGCTTCAGCTGCACCAGtgagtatgaaaaaaaaaaaaagatagacaAAGGTTGCTCTCATGCAGAGAGAACATTATTATTTAAGTTCTGTTTCATTTCTCACTTGTCTCAACGTCATTTTCTGATTCTGTCTTTACTCTTTCAGTCGGCCTTTCACTACCTGACTCATTACACAGGACCCAGACAGCAGGTGCCGCCGCCACAGGTAAGATATGTGCATACATAATGAGCTGTACAACTTCTGTGTCAAGAGTTTGTTGCTTTTGCTTtgcaaaaaagaataatatatgGGCCTGTTGAGAAGGGCCACATTGTTATACAGCCATGATGCGGTGCAGAAAAAGTTCTGTCTTTTGACCATGGTGATGATTTTACATCCATTCAGGTGCAGAATCCCTTCGCAGCTGCTCAGCCTCTCCCACTAGCCGGAATGGCTGGTGCTTATAGCGTGGAACTAGTATGACCCATTCTCTCctacttttttttagttttatgaaATATTGACTCTGCGATTAGCAATTATCCTTACAGTCCCTCATTTAAACATGTTatcgtttgtttttcttttgaagatttATCCCCACAGTTTTCCTGGTGTGGCAGGTGGATCGAACGCTGGCCAGGTAAGTGTACAATTTTctgaatcatatttttattttaaaatctggtAAGAACGTCAACTGTTCACAACTTTcgttgattgtttttctttcctatcTTACCACAGTCCTATCATGGTTTCATCAAATACTCCATTCCTCAGCCACCTGGCAGACAAAGTGTAGAAGTTGTaagtgtcttgtttttattttctttcggTTTAAAGATAAtgttctgataaaaaaaaattaaaaaaacacttctgttACTTCTGATAGGAGCATGACTGGTACGATAAATAACATCAAGATTTAttcatatgtttgtgtttctgcagtacTACCCCTATGACTTCTCTCAGCAGAGGgtaaatattttaattgttgACATATTACATAATACATCATGTAAATATTCCATCATTTTATGGTACTAAATGAGTGTACTTTTATTTCAGATAATCACAAACATCCCACCAATGACAAATCGCCCTCAGGTGAAAAATATGATACATTATCTAAATGTCCATTATTCCTTTAACTGCTTTCCCCCTGTAGAATCATATCACAACACCGCctgaatctgtttgtttttccccacagGCTCTCCCCTTTGAATATCCTCCACAAAACGTTCCCAATATTCCCCAGCAAACCATGAATGtgagacaaaataaatgttgtctCAATGTGCTTTAGGTATTCGATTGATTCATGTTCATCTTTATCCACTTTCTTCTCATAAAGTTGgtgtgtcctttttcttttcttccagattcCATCATTTGATGCCAATCCTCTACCATCCCAGGATCCCCTGCAGTCTCTCCAGCAGGACCAGCCCATACAGGCAAGCCAAGTAATGATCACTCAATACATCACTGTGGATTTATTCAAGTTTCATAAAAGCTGTTCTGTCAATGCATATATTGCAAATGACGGCTAATGAAATGTATAGCAAATTTCATCtttagagagagtgtgtgatatttagaatatttgttttaaattgctTATTTATCTTCGCAGATGCCAGCGAAGGTGTGAAGTGAATGGGAGGCATGAAAAGGAAGCAAGAAAgactctttcttcctccttaGCATCCAGATGCCCACCGTGGATTAAGATTTAAATGATTATGACTGAATACCGGTTTCACATATTCTTactgaagttttaaaaaaaatgctaaaattatcaaaatataactttttattAAGAAAACTGTTGCAATAGTTAAATGGCACAGTCATCTGCATAGAATGAAATAAATTTCCAAGGACCCATCTGCTTCACTTTGTAGTTGCTCTAGACTAACGATAACTTATCGTAGACTTGTATAAACCTTCAGCAGCCATCTTCTGTCCACCGTCAACTACAGAATTAACTCTCAATAGTATTGTGGAAATCACAGTATCAAAGAAGTATGCTGCACATGTTTATTAATCAATGTCTTTAagtgtaattttcttttaagaaaTAAAGTCAACTTTTCCAAGCAATTCAGGTGGTATTCTTTTTTGCTTAGATAAAGAGTTTCATAATCTGTTGagtattatatatacataacaATGCAGCAGCGgtactgcatatatatatatatagcggtactgcatatatatatatatatccagcaCTGTATCCAGCACTGGCCAAAGTATCTCCAACCCTAGAAGTCCCATCCCATAATGCAATTTAAAAGCATCTTTCACTGGACCCTCCACGCTTTTTAAATGCCCTCATCCTTTAAACACATGTATTCGGTTAAAGTTTTCAAGCCTACCCCATGATAACCCAGATATCATCATAGACTGAACATTAAAACTGGTCAAATTATCAATAGTctcctttatttttaattttcataaaatccaaaattcttactttacagaatttttacattgttatttATAGACTTGCTGGATGTAAATAATCCTTTATGGTCATGTTTTAAAAGAGTGAGGGCGTTCATTGTTACACATACTAGATGGAAGTAATTTTTTACCCTGCAGGGTTTAGCAGAGTAGAAACTTGAGTAACATCAACATAAGAAtacaaatatgtaaacaaaTTGTATTCAAGAAGACTGtacacaaatgtaaaatgacaaaaaacacaccaaagtgCAGAGAGcaagtgaagaagaggagcatTAGTAATTACTACCACTATGGTTCAGTACAATTTCCACACAGTGTCTTGAAAAAGTAAATACCATGAAGGGAAATATGTTCCTGATCCTCGCTCCCCTGCGGACCATAACCTGTCATGGCATGACTTAACATTCATCTCTTCAAAAAGATGATTAAACGGAGGCACAGGCGCCTTCCTCTCATGCCACGACTGTCTCATCTTCAGAGGTTTTCTAGCCTGGAACTTTAGATCACATACATCATAACCTCTATCACTCACAGCTGAAGACATGTTGACAGCACATTTAAAGGCCTTAATTAGCTGCCAGCGGGGGTTGGTAATGTTTTCaccctgtgtgtgagtgcgtgtgcatgtgtgcgtgtgtgtgtgtgtttgtgtgtgtgtgtgtgtgcatgtgtgtgtgtgtgatcatagTACACCATGGTCCGGGAGACATCTCCTGCTGTGGGTACTATCACATAAGAGGATTTGCTTACAGTTGCAATCAtgaaactttgtgtgtgtgtgtgtgtgtgtgtgtgtgtgtctgtgtgtgtgtgtgtggtcaaacCAACGGCGCTAAAAGTAACGGCACTGGAAGTAGGAAAGGTGCCCTTGACCCCTGACTTTACACCCTGCGTTGAGAAAAGGGGGTGAATAGGTATCAGTACAACTCTGAAGGTATTTACTTGCTTTCCTCGAGCAATGCACCGTTTAGTTAAGTTGACAAAAGCATtcagcaaaaaagaaacaatctaATTGTACGCCGAGATAACAAGAGGCAGAAGTCTTGCAGGACAGTTGAAGAAATTGCTATCTTAGTTAAATCTCATTAGCTCAGCAGGTTTGATGGGAGGATGTCTAGAAACACTGCTTTTCAGATTACAGAGTAATCACCTTCATTATGTGACTCggaatcacacaaaaaacacaaacataagaAACCTTCAATGTTCCAAATTGCTGTCATGTGCGACCACACCagttaaagcaaacaaagaTCAGCACGGTTCAGACATCACGAAAGAGGTACTTCCCattgacaatgtgtgtgtgtgtgtgtgtgtgtgtggttgtttcaTCTCTTATTAATCAGCTGGTGCATGGTGATGTTTATTGCATGCTGTCTGAGGACCCAACCTTTCACAATCATCAGTGTTATCAGTACTTTGATTTTGACGGTTGCTGAACTTAATGCTTTTTATAACGGTACTGACATGCCTTCACCCACAACAtccttgtatatatatatatacatataatatagaTTCCATCATATTCAACTAAGTGCTGCTTCTCAGTCACTGTCATTACTGCACATGCTTGTGTCAGCTTCATGCCGTCTTTTAGGTTTGGTTGTAGGGCAATAAAAGAGAGGGGTATGTGTGCTGAGCCTACTTGCGCACTGTGTAATTAACTATAAGAGGGGGCATTAACCCtgcatgcctctctctctctctttttttttaagtgtaagtAGATTTCTTCAAACATACAGGTTTTACTGGACGTGATTGGCTCTCACAGGATGTTCCAGTGTATAAATGGCCTCCATGTTGGAGAGATGAAGTAGATAACTTTACACCCCCGAGGAGACACATATTCAACAGCTGTCTGCACCAGGAGAAAAAAGGTAATGGACTGTCATACGTAAGACATTTTACACTGGGTTTGAAACATTTTGCTGTATTTATTAAAAGCTTTTCTAGTACAATAATATTATCTTAACCTAATCTAATCGTTATGATCTTTTCTGCATTATTGCATTTCATTCtaattattcttttattatttctaatttaAGATTTCTTTGATCTTATGATGTTTGTATATCAAATTATATGCTTTTTCTCTAGGAAGAGTCATGATGAAGCTACTGGTTGTCATGATGTGCCTGCTGGTCACCACCTTGGCTGCGCCTGTAagtctttccttcctttcttttagTCTGCTGACTGGTcctgttttaaacatttaaccTACCCTTCAACTTTAAACACAACAATATTATTCTGTAGGACGTCCCATGAAGCTGTTCACATTTTACTCTGCTCCCTTTCCAAATCTACAGGTCCCAGGGAGTGAAAGCAACGAggtaagacttttttttttgtctccctttgCATGTCATACCATGTTTTTGCAATGTCATCTCATGTAGAGTGAGATGGgtgtctgacagagagaagggatAGTCCCCTGTCTGCAGAGCATGTCTGGAGATGTCTGGTATTTCTTTAGCAGGTTGCGGCACATGCTAATGAGGCCCTCAGGTGGATGGAGATGTACAGGCTGTACCAGCAGCAGGTAGTGGGGATTCACAAGTACCATcacaatggaaaaaagaaaggaaaaccaaaagaaataaaataagataaaatcgAATAAATCAAAAGATATAAATAATTTCCTTATTAATCCAATTAGTTTGGCGTCAGTCATAAtcattaatttgtattttttcagggGGTAGTTGGAAACCctttccttcctgctgctgatgctccTGTAAGTTTATCTGTACGCTGTTAgattcacagaaaatgaaaaacctttGACATAAACCGAACTCTGCTATAgtcactgaagtgtgtgtgtttgtgtatgtgtgtgtgtgtttgtgtgtgtgtatgtcacgTACCGTTTAGGCGGATCCAGCTGTGGCGAAAgtggtgagcacacacacaacactagACCTTGCGCTGCAACAGTTATATCAATCACAATTCAACATTAGTcaagtcattttaatttatgCAGGTGGATGCTGCACCAGCCCAGCCAGCCGATGTtccccctccagctcctgcGGCGGCTGTTGAAGATGCatcagaggaagagacagaggtaaGCAGACGTCTTAACATGGAACTGGATGTAGTATTGTTTTATCGCTCTCATCAGAGATAATCTGTACGAGTAGACCTCCATTTGTTGATGTAATTCTCcctgtttgcattcattttgccTCCTTTCCGTTCTGTTGGGCACTTCTGGGCCACCGTAGACTTTTCTCCAACATGTATTGCTCACAACAAGTACGaattccaaaaaaaccccacagaaaaacaatttgtCGAATTGTATTCAATTTGGGAGCAAATTGGGGGACTTGGGGAACAAATCAGTACAAAAGGCAGAACCCCAGTGGTGTGATCCTGATTATTTTACccaattcttttattttttaaatatcagggCCCTGGAACTTGAAGCAGGGAAAATTttgcaaatttaaatttttactatttacagtatattgttttgtttctttgtttgaaaaGACATCTGACAAAGAGAgctgtttgactgacagctgcactGACCTCACCTGAGTACATaataacatttttgcaaaatcaTCCAAACATGATGTGAAACTTCATCCTTATGAATCCTATGATTCAGCATTTCTATGGGGTTTTTCATTAGAGCCTCTCTGCCTGGTAAATGTCGCCTAAACTCGCCCAAAGTCAGGAGGAATGGGCTCCAGCTCTCCACCCcatgaccctcaaaggataaaaaaaaaacaagcagataATCGATTGATGGATGGATCGTTATCCAATTGTGTCCGTATCAACTCAGAgttgtttcctttctctttctcgtgCTCAGGAAGGGGACGCTGCCCCAAAAGGTGCAGCGCCCGCTGCTCCTTCTGCCCCCCTAAACtcagatgaggaagaggaggcagaagaggtGGAGGCAGCCGAGGCAGAGCCAGCCGTGGTTGACGCCACACCAGCGGAGCCGGCGGCAGatccagcagctgctgttgaGCCAGCTGTGGTCGACGTCCCTgtagatgctgctgctgtcgacGCTGGTGCTGCTGTCGACGCTGGTGCTGCTGTCGacgctggtgctgatgctgatgctgctgcagctgtggatgTCCCTCCCGTGGATGTGGTTCCTGTTGATGTCACACCAGCGGCCCCCGAGGTTGCTGCTGATGTGGCCTCTCCTGCCGCAGTCgatgtccctgctgctgctgacgttGGTGCAGCTGACgttgctgctgcagatgttggTGCAGCTGACgttgctgctgcagatgttggTGCCGCTGACgttgctgctgcagatgttggTGCAGCTGATGTTGGTGCAGCTgacgttgctgctgctgatgttggtGCCGCTGATGTtggtgctgctgatgttggCCCCGCTGATGCGGGCGCTGCCCCGCTGGCAGCTTAGGCTGACATGGCCTGGTGTGGGAATTGGAAAAGGAAAACTAGAAAACAGCAATGGGTGCTGTAGGTGGCACCATGAAAGGATGAAAAGAAGCTGTGGCATGCTGAAGAAGAGACTGAGggtaaaaaaatgatgtatgctctttgtgtgttttcactccaGAATTGGAAAATTAAAGATATTCTTTGAgctctttcttctgtctttttattaaaatatttgaaattcaGTCGTGATTGAATAGACATTCAAGcattaaaacattaacatgAGCACCGTGCAACTGCAGCATTTGTATGTCTCTTCCtatgtttcctgtctctctgtattAGCTGCAGGGTTTTTCTCTCAGCAGACATTTGTGGGCGTCATGTCAGGAAAGCAGAAGTGTTACCATTAACATCAGTGTAAAACCAGGACCCTGTAACTGAACCAACAATGTGTTTCACTCGCAGAGAGGGTCAGATTTAATCTAGCGCTCATGATTCTCATTCATATAAAAGAAACCCAATCCACCTGAACTGAAATCTGTAACACCCGGCATGATCTAATAGGATCAGAGCTGGATATGGCTGAGAGTGCTGACTGAGCAGGAgatgcccgtgtgtgtgtgtgtgtgtgtgtgtgtgtgtgtgtgtgtgcgcacagatTAAATCCAATGCTGTTCCACAAATGGTCAGGGAAATTAGAGCTTGTCGAGTTTAAAGGGTGAAAAAGTGTCAACACACAAATAGAAAtgacagattgtttttttctgttgagctGAGGTGAACTATGTGTAGTCCAAACGCCAGTTGAATGTgtattatctcatctcatctcccaCCAGAGTGGACAAACAAGCAGGATGATTGACGTCgcctctcctcttctcagcCAACTCTAATCCACAAATCCTTATCAGGGTCACTGAGACTCTATGACACAGTTAGTTAGAGACTGTATGGTTATAGGTGTCCAGTAATATATAGATTTTATTCTGATTATCATCCGATGATTGATGCAATAAATCTGCTGCTACTGTGAGTGGCCACTTTCCGGatctttataaaaaacaaaaaatgcacaaggatcaaagaaaaatggactttacattacattaacaAGCCCGAAAAGGTAAGTTTAGTACATAGAACTGAATGTATTGTGTGTCCGTCACCATATTTTGGAAGTTTTTTGTCGTAGCATCAACTGTTTGTGCAGACAGACATACCATCACAACTCAGATCAACTGGATCTGTCATGCAAACTATCCTACATGGTTTCATTTCTGACCAAGGGAAATATTACACCAGGTGTGATGTGGGTGATGTGGGTGAAGATCCAAATGAAAGGACAGATATGGagttaaaaatattattttctgttttgtgttacGTCAGTTATTGACTGCATATGTTTTTACAGTAGTTTTTAAACAAGAATATTTTCACCTTTTGTTCTCTCCTGCATAGAGATTTTTGTGACAGTTCAATTATATGAGGAGAGTTCACTTTatggaaaatgcatttgttaTGATGCAATTCAGTGTTGTTAGTTTTCTTTCTGACAATCAAAACGATGGGGGGGAAATCAGCGACTATTTCCATTATCACGTCCTAgcaggttatttttttcaagtagTTTTGTCTGTAAAATTGGTGTCAATTACAAGTTTTCAGAGACCAATGctgtcttcaaatgtcttgttttgtctgattaaCAGTCCAAATTCCAATAGATAATGTAGAATATAGATATATTCATATACTTACAGACATACTGAACAAATAAAGGATAAATGGTTTCAGTTCCAAAACTTCATGTCACTCCTGTCTTATGTCATGAAGTTGAGGCTGACTCATTCTGTTTATAAGAGTGCTAGACCTCCAGTCCCGTCATCCCTGCGCTAAGTATCCACATTGTGCTTTATCTTTGCAGGCTAAACTGCAGCTCTGTTGCCATGACCACTTCAAACACCCGTCCCCACCTCACCGTGCCACCTCGCGATGCACAGCTCATTCCCACGGACAGCGAAGAGCAAAGCGGGGACGAGCTGTGAGCAAAGTCTTCAAAGACTCATTTCACGCAAATTGGAACAGTGGGTAGTGAGTAAGACTGATCACAAATTGACTTCACGTGTCCCATGCTGTGTTTGTTCCAGATGTGTGGCTCCATCAATCCCTCATTGTCTGCTCAACGTGAATAACAGTAACAACAGTGAAGAGTAAGTATAGTTCCAGTGTCACAAAGTGATAAGTGAAGCCACACAATTTCCCTTTGATGTTTCCCTAAGGCACATGGAGTGACTTTTAATTAATGTGATAATTATTGCTTTTccagggaggaaaagaagaaaaatgataagAATGAGAAGAAAGAGTAATTATGTTTTACCGCAAACCTCTCCGTAAATGGTATGAAAACGACGATTTGTAATGCACTGTTTTCATCAATGCACGGATTCTCAttgcagagagaaggaaaatggggaaaaagaaaataaagaaaagcaggaaaaagataaagagaaggaaaaggaaaaagaaaaagaaaaggacaaagacaaggacAAGGATAAAGACAAGTAAGTTTCTTCCCCCAACTTCCTTAAAACAACTTTTCAAATGCTGTATACTTCCAGGTATTAAATTCTATTCTCTTGTTCTTTTCACAGGCCCAAAGAATTGTTCGTCATCAACCCCGCTGGGAATTTGTATTACAACTGGCTGTTCGTCATCACACTGCCAGTCATGTACAACTGGACCACGATCATAGCCAGGTAACGTGTATAAATCATTGATTCTTCAACATTTGATATCCTCGTCCATAGGAGGCTTTTAACAAATGGGTGTTCCGCTGCACGGAGCCAGGCTGCTGGCTTCACAGCACAGTGAGAGCAGGTTATGATGAGCACTGCAGTTTGTGTCGGTTGATCCTAGTGAGATTGGCATCACATTGGCTGCAGCGGTGGCACAATAGGACATGCGCAGGCGCtcatcattattcattttcaaaactgcCCCACTGCTGGTGGCCTTCTTCTTGTGCAAACAGGGCTTCCtttgaggagctgcaggataACTACATCCTTTACTGGATTCTTTTGGACTACACCTCAGACCTATTCTACATGTTTGATATGCTCGTCAGGACCAgaacaggtaaaaaaataaaaaataaaaaataccataGGCTAAGCCTTTCAATGTGTAGAAAGATCATGTTCATTATATAAAAAAGACCCCCAACAAACAGGATGTCAGGGGAagtgattcctttttttctgtgcaaaagaagaagaacaaagttCAGCAAAAGCTAATCTGACGCCTTTGTCTTTCTGTACTTACAGTAACCATGGATTTTGTTCCACATACGTTATACACCGAAAACGTGAACCTAACCTTGAagcatttttaaacatgttg is drawn from Scophthalmus maximus strain ysfricsl-2021 chromosome 8, ASM2237912v1, whole genome shotgun sequence and contains these coding sequences:
- the enam gene encoding enamelin; protein product: MMKLLVVMMCLLVTTLAAPVPGSESNEVAAHANEALRWMEMYRLYQQQGVVGNPFLPAADAPADPAVAKVVDAAPAQPADVPPPAPAAAVEDASEEETEEGDAAPKGAAPAAPSAPLNSDEEEEAEEVEAAEAEPAVVDATPAEPAADPAAAVEPAVVDVPVDAAAVDAGAAVDAGAAVDAGADADAAAAVDVPPVDVVPVDVTPAAPEVAADVASPAAVDVPAAADVGAADVAAADVGAADVAAADVGAADVAAADVGAADVGAADVAAADVGAADVGAADVGPADAGAAPLAA
- the scpp7 gene encoding secretory calcium-binding phosphoprotein 7: MKFILLAACVLGMAGCAPQQKFMEFDIYHAPDQAAQAIPAGAPLETLEVLLPVDSQRQPIRGPVRGFIKQEILEPNGRDTEDVYYPFGFDPLAAAPAAPAAPAAPAAPAAPVAPVGPIVAASAPAAKPRGDDDDDDDD
- the scpp5 gene encoding secretory calcium-binding phosphoprotein 5 — its product is MQLAIIFICLAGTASAAPSAFHYLTHYTGPRQQVPPPQVQNPFAAAQPLPLAGMAGAYSVELIYPHSFPGVAGGSNAGQSYHGFIKYSIPQPPGRQSVEVYYPYDFSQQRIITNIPPMTNRPQALPFEYPPQNVPNIPQQTMNIPSFDANPLPSQDPLQSLQQDQPIQMPAKV